Genomic window (Sphaerodactylus townsendi isolate TG3544 linkage group LG12, MPM_Stown_v2.3, whole genome shotgun sequence):
CAAAATGTTATGTCCACTGCATGGTCGATCAACATCTACTGAACCTGACCTTAATAGCTAGCACactgatttgttttcccactgacAACTTTGCAGGTACCATCAAATTTCTGACAGCCTGAAGTGGATTGGGCAGTGTAAAAACCAAGTtaagactcttgctcacattatactcgactgtctgagatatgtgggtattagaaatttctctcccaggctggccctaggcaaatctgaaagagactctgacaattctgttgtggggtttctgttaaacaatacagatgccgtgctcttgggaaaagtagcaaaatttcttttacaagtaactgaactttctaagtaatgtctctgtgttttgatcatattcttgctttgtacataataaatgtctggtaacgtcccagagcttattttatatgcctaataaaggctgttGGACAACCTGAAGTACCAGTCCTAACTTTGTCATTTCTTATATGGGAACTGCAGTTATTTATGCCAAAAATGTATCTGTTTGTTCTAGCTTCATCCAGAGACGGCTTCAATCAACAGAATCAAAAACTGCTGCCAAATCTAGAAGATCTAGATCCTTTCTAAAGCCAGCTTGATGTTGCAAGATGATGTTGTTAGAGGTCTTACAATCCTCTTACTTAAGTAAAAGGTGTTTGCTGTATCATTTGACAGCTATATAAAGCAGACTGATTGATCAATAATTCTGAGGATCTTATTTGTTCCCCATCTTAAAGGAACCACAATGCTCCATTTCCAGTCGGATGAAAGGGCACCCAACTCATTTATCTAAGGGAATACACCTATCAGAAAAGAAGGTAAAAACAGGAATCGACCCGAACACTTTTACTGGCCACATTTCAGACCAAATCACTGTTTCAACCCTTCAAAAGACATCATTTTCAGTGCATTTAAAATAGGTTAAGGCAACTTTACTATATGTCCTGTATTTGCTACAgtcaagattttaaaataaaattccctACTTTTCACAGCATGCATTTAAACATTTCTGTCTTGgagaaataaatacatgaaaaaaattactaaTTCTGTTCTGAGAAAAAGGGTGACTAATAGTTGAAATAAGTGACATGGAAATCCAAACATACACTACTTTTTTCAGCAAGAGCATAAAAGGgacaattaaaatttaaaaatagcacTATAGATATGCCTCTACCTGCCCCATATATTTTTCTCAACAAAGACAACACATTGGTATACTTGCACCTAATAATGAATCTTGTAGCTTACTGAAAAGTTGTTGGAAGACATTTACACACTGTCCTAGTCATACTCcagcactgaacacacacacTAGATGACAGGACAAGGGTGGGGTGTTTGTGAGATAAATGAACAGGTACTACTGCTTCTGCAGGTGGTAGAAACCTAGCTTATGCCTATTTATATTGTCTTGACTTGTcctttcaaaaggattttaaacACAAGTTTCATGATTCTGGCACTACACAGCAGAATGGCATCAGTGTAGAAAGTAACTTACCAAAAAAGTGAGAATTCAATATTttgaggtaattttttttctatttaaagttgtttgtttctttgttaatCCAGGAATCTGGAATAATGACACTAAAAGTTCAGGTCTTCTTTCCTGGAAATAAACACTGTGGGGATGTCAGAATGCAGCCCTTCCTTCTGTTTTAGCCAAATCCATTTCCGATATTTCCACAGCTGTATAACAACTGGAGAAAAACTGGACAAATTCACAAAAACTGGCCAGGATTCTTTAAGTTTTAGCAGGAACAGATAACTGATATGATGTTGGTATCAACTTCCACAAAACCACCCTCCCAAAGAGACACAGACATTCTTAGCCAAAACTCAGTTATATCAGCATTAAATGTTTGTGTACATAGGAAAGAGTAAGACAATATACATTCATATTAACAATGTATGGTTTATTTCCAACGTTTAACCTAGAGGCAGAATTCAGAATATTACTTTATTACAAATACAAGGTATCTGAAAATAATCAGGACAATTATTTTACTATACAAATTCAAATACTTGCAGCCGGTTTTGTATTTTACTTTTGAATCCTAAAAAACCCAAGGCAAAGCAAACAAAAGTATAATTGGGGCAGCCTTTTAGACCACTAATTTATACccactttaaaacaaaatataactAGGACAATTCACTTTTGCATCTTGGAAATGTGTATACTACACTTTGCTGCAAGTTCCATTGTGTACCCTCAGTATGACTTTGCTGCTGAAATTTCTTTAAAacttaccaaaaaaacccaacccctccccaaaataacCTCCTGGATGAAATGAAGGAGATCAGACTAGTTCTGATACCTtgttctatttttattattttaaggaAAAGTGCAGTTTTccctaaaaaacacacacacactcccacaaATATGCAAGAACAGCTGCCAGCAGGGTAAGTGCTAGAGACATTTCACAAGCACTCGCAGACAAATCTTGGGAAGGCAGATGGGGTACAAAAAGATGTGCAGAAAGGATCAAGAGACGCATCGCTACGGACACAATGTACAACACATTtagataatttaaaaataaaaaaggcaagAGGCAACATTTCAGCAGCAAAGTGCTCGATAAAAAGTATGCCGCAGAGAACCAGTACAAGAAGCTGAACAGTATCTCAAAGGAAATAGGGTGTGGTCGTTCTTGGCGGGATCACACGTTCAGAGTCTGGGACTGCCCGGAAGAGCTTTGGTTCCCTCGTATTTACATCTTTAAAGACCATGATTGAAGCAATATTTCCACAGCGATAGCAGTAGTTCGGAGCAGACCATACCGTTACCAGCTTCTCATCAAACATGAATTTATAGCCTTCGTGTACCAGCTGATGGGCTCTGCAGATGAGCTTTAAGTTGTTGATGTGGACAAACTGTAAAATTTAAAACGGTGGTTAAAACATTGAAGGCAGCAATAAATGAAAGTTAATACTGAGATCTTCTATTTGAGGGGCTCCCTTGTTCTTCAACCTAAACTTTCAATCGGCCCCCTACATGACTCAATTGGCTAGATCTTAAACCTCCTCCTAGCAATTGCAAAGAGGACTTCACATATGAGTTCCACTGATTGCCCTCTCCCAAAACAAGGCTCAGCATTGTACCCAGGGTTTCCTGAAGGCTCATCAACCCCCAGGAGCTGAATTCTGAGAAGCATAGCAGGTTGTATCATGGAAGGGGAAGCTCAGAAGTTCTGTTCTCAAGCACAGTTATCCACCTGGTGAGCCTAAAAACTAAATACCAGCCTGAGGAATATGGAGCAAAGCATATGAACACTGGACACAATGATATCAAACactgttgtttttattgctgCATCCTTAAGCTTCAAATGACCCAACAGCAGTGTCATGGATATTAATAAACATGTCTCCAGACAGAGCTTTCTGCTAGCCCACAAGTACAACTAAGGCTTGTTAATTCACCAGGACTGGGACCTCCCCATTGTCACCCTTCCCCATCTTAACAGCTACATACAAGTCATAAAGCAGCAAATAAGATGCTTGCAAGAGAAGCAGAAAGAATACTTCTCCTTGCAAAATACTCATTTGTCCCAGAGAATAAGAAGCAAGAAAAACAGTTTTTAACAGTTTCTTCAAGCGTTTTGTTGAGTCGCAACCAACTCATCGAGATCCTACAGAGTTCCCCCTCAGGGGTTTTTAAGGTAtaaataccaaccctgcttagcttccagcatCTGATGAGACTGGCAAGTCTGAGCTATCAGACCTGCAACCAAGTTGATGTCTTGTCTATGAAACTATAGTAAGAATGCTGGTcatgtttttattcatttatttattgggagCGTTTCTCGACTTGAAGGTTTCATAGCCAACACTTCAACTGTACAGAAAACAAATGCTTTCTGACCTCTCTTGCTTGTAACAACAGAACATTAAACAATGCAAACTGCTGCTGAACACATCCATTAGAAGGGTATGGGACATTTATTTTTTACCTCATTGGTAACTTTGGCTCCAAATAGCCAGCCAGCTCCTCGAGGACTAATAGCCCAGGTGTCAACATCTTCTGGGTCAGACCAGACAAGGTCACAAAAAGCTCCTTTGTGTGGAATCTCTTGGTTGCGCTCAATAGTTCGGATCTGATCCAGTGTTTTTATGTCTGGGGACAGGCCCCCGTGTACACACAGTATCTGCTCGTCTATTAACTTAAAGGGTAAGAGAAGAATACATTTTACTAGCATCACATGTTTGAAATTAACAGAGATAAATGGGATTAGGGAGTCACTCATTTTCCATGCTGAAaaggtgaattaaaaaaaaaagaccttacCGCTGCTACTGTAAGCATGTCAAAGACTTTGGTGCAGTATCTCCAGGCATTAGCATTACCATATTTGGTTTGGCATTCATCTGTTATaatgagagaaaggaaggaaggaggcatggAAAACCATGTTGTATTAGTTATAATTTCACAGCCCAGCTGGACTAGCGGGACTGCAGGCTCAGAAAATAACAAGGTAGATACATGAAGAGCTTCTAGAATGGGTCAAAGCCCGGCCACATAGGTTCCACCTAACTCAGCCTAGAGACACCTCCACAAATCACTTAATTTTGATAGTCCTTTTGCATTGGTGTATTCCTTATCAACATTGCTTGAACAACCGATCACCATTTTAATCTCTGCTGTCAAAAGTGAAGAAGAAACAGGTTGTCGACAATCTTTACCAACTCTTGTGTACTACTTAAGACTAGGTAGCTTCTAACAGAATGTGAGCTTAACATTTCCATTGCCCAGGATAATTCGGCattgagcaggggtccccaacatggagcccatgggcatcatggcaccctttcctggtgcccctcaagtatttttagaaagtgggtggggccaagtagggcttttttcagcaagacttctgattgaccattggagatctgattgtacagatttttaaaagcattgctttggcagtagctgccattATAGGACAATGACCTTCATTGTGTGATTGTGTGCAGcagctggctccgcctcttgtggcacccattttgtggctgaacCTCCGTAGCCAAATTTTCGCTGTGATTTTTAaattaggttcccttggctgctgactatattacttttactgttctctactggatttactctttACTTTCCCTGTGttatatatgcctaataaaggtctctggcTGCACCCAGCACATGGTGGCAGAATCctgaaggtgcctgcaggctcaaagaagttgggaacccctgaacTAGGGATCTGAACTCAGCTTTTTGAAGTCCTATCCAGTTTACCATacattagcccaggggtctgcaacgtgtggatctccagatgttcatggactacaattcccaattcccatcagccaactggccaagctggcaggggctgatgggatttgtagtccatgaacacctggagatctgcaggttgcagacccctgcattagccaAATCTCAGTTTCCTGTACCCCACACCTATGAAAATCACACCCAAAACAAGCCTAGTGCTAGAGTTTACAATCTGCAGCATCAGATCTCGACCCACAGCTTCCTAAATTACCATTTTATCTTTGTTTATGGCTATGATAAAATCATTTCCCGTAATCCATGTTCTCATTTCTGCAGCTTCTAGAGAAACAAGTTTATTCACTATGGATGTCTGCTGACTgcaactgagattttttttcagaaaagaaaaaagaaagccccTTACCATAAAATCCATACACTTGTGTTATTTGCCTGCTTTCATGATTTCCACGCAAAAGTGTGATACGATCAGGCCATTTTGCTTTTAGGGCAAGAAGAAATGTGAATGTCTCAAGGCTATAGTAGCCTCTGTCTACAAAGTCACCCTGAAAGTTAAAACAGTATTTCATTGAATGGCGGAGAATATAgattgcatgcaaaaggtcccagtttAATGCTGACCTCTCCCCATAATGGATCTCAGGTAAATTCAGGGAGAACCTTACTCTGCCTGAGTACATGGAGAGCCACAGCCATTCAGAGTGGACAATTCTGGGCTGCACtgaacaataataataagaagagttggatttatatcccccatttctctcctgcacggagactcaaagcggcttacaaactcctttcccttctccgctgacaacaaacaccctgtgaggtgggtggggctgagagagctcagacgaactgtgactagcccaaggtcacctagctggcacgtgttggagtgtacaggctaatctgaattccccagataagcctccgcagctcaggggaatcaaacccagttcctccagattagagtacacctgctcttaaccactacgccacagctgctctttGTAAGATACCTTCATATGTACATGTATTGCAGTGACTTGGGCAGCAATACTAGGTACTTTTATTTGAGAGCAGGCTTGACTGAGCTTTGTGGGACCTAATTGAGAATGCTCAAGCATAAGATTAAGCTGCTAGTTGTATTTCCAGGAGCAATTTTCATGCCCCTCTCTTTCACAAAGCAAATCACCCCAAAAGTTGGAGGATCATGATCATCAAAACAATTCTACTGAAAAACTGAGACTTTTAATAGATTGGTTAATCTTAGAATTGTCTCTCTCTGCTCCTTTAACTGCAGCTCATGCACAGTGATAGCACATTTTAACTCACTGCCCCCTTCTACTTTTGAGTCAATATCCATAACAGAATTCCCATAATATGGAACAAGAGCTGAAGCAAAGATTTGTCCAGTTCTGCCCAGGACCAATTTAACAGTTCCCTGTTTACAGGCACCTAGATATTTTTCAAACTCTGTTGACAAGATATAGCTTTTGATTCCTTTCCCACAGTGCACCATGGGCCGGATGACATTTTCTCAGACTATAAGGAAACCAAAGAGAAAAGACATACTGAATACTAGGCAAAAACCTGTTGGTGTTCTAACTCCCCTATTAACATTATATTTAATTAACCATTGCTggacacacatatatatatatatatatgttagcTTTCAGTTTTTACATACCATAAATATATAGTTTGTATCAGGAACCTGACCTCCAGTTCTAAACAATTCACATAAATCATAAAactgaaagacaaaagaaaaaagagagaaatttaaCAAGGACAGGTTTACAGCATTTAGCATGAACAATCCAAATTACTCAGAACTCTCATTTGATAGCAAGAGATGATCCTTGCTTTTGTTCATGGGCTATTTAAGACATCCACAACACTGCACTGCATTACTTCTGCAACTAATGGAAAAGTAAGTCAATATTTGTAATTAAAACTCTTTAAACAGCTCaaatgagaaaggaaggaaaactaAAGAAATTGATAAACTTTGAGGATTTGTTggtagagaaagggaaaaaaacagctaGTAAATCCCTAGgggggatttatatccctcctttctctcctgcaggagactcaaaagggctcacaatctccttgcccttccccccctcacaacaaacaccctgtgaggtgggtgggtctgagagagctccaaaaagctgtgactagcccaacgtcccccagctggcgtgtgtgggagtgcacagactaatctgaattccccagataagcctccacagctcaggcagcagagcggggaatcaaacctggttcctccagattagaatgcacctgctcttatctactatgccactgctgctcctttaaaaatacataaagaaaTGGTCCCACAATGGACAACATGATATTGATATCTCAGTGTGAAATTTCCAAATTAAAAGAGGCTCAACTTTATCCCTGCCTTACAATGTgtgaaaatgtgataaaaatgaTAAATCAATGTCATCCTGACTCAACTAGCAAAAACATAGGGTTCAATGGATGGAAAGTGTTGGCACCATGAAACACAAAATActattttttgtttcattcacAGTGGATGTGCCAATGCACAGGAACATTTAGGGAAGTGGTGATAGATTTGATCTCTACTGGAATAAGGCAGAGACTTTCCCCTATCCCAGAATTATGAGAAATTCCAAATAAACATAAAGACTTCATATTAAATGCCACAACCACCACTTGCATgctaatggaaaaaaataacaacactgagtaaaaaaaatgaatggaacATCTTAAAGATTTAGTTAATAACTTCCACAATTAGAAAAGAAAGTCTAAATAAATTACATTTGTGGAATTGAGCGGTACAGATTTATATAAAACATGTTATGTCAACAGTCTTTGCTCTTTCTAGACTGTAGGCTTTGATACTTAATTTCCACACttcttttaatgtaatttttttaacgCGTGTAGAATAATACATTACATAAGTGAGGAGAATGTGCACTGGTCCTTGTGCCCCTGGCTGATACTGCTCCTATTGTGATTACTTTCCACCCTATCAGCTAATACGCTGGGTATCTTTACTGCTGAAGCAGCAGCCTAATAAATGCACTCTCCACACTGCTATATTACTTCAGCTTGTAAAACTTGCACCTGTTCTCATCCAGTTATGGGCCCATTAATCAGTGCTGTTACATGAAATCCCTCCCACAAAAAACCTTGGTGAATCCAGAATGTTCTCCAGGCACAGTGCACATCTACCTGGAATGGAATTCTATCTTTATTAGGGCCTTCAGGGACAAATCCACATAAGCATTAAGGAAAATTAACTGTAGTCTACAAACTACCAGTTTCAAAATAAGAATCGAAAGTAGGGAAAGTCACATAACTGTGTGCTTCACTAAATTATTTAATTACCCGTCTCAGTTTGCCACACACACTTAGGGTGGGGAGACAGGTGACAGGACTGAAAGTTAACTTTGGAAAAGTTAGAAAACATCTGCAAGATTGTAAGTGCACTGCACCCCAACTATCATCTCTGAATTACAGGGATTGTCTAGTATTGTTAGTACACACAAACAAGAACACGCCCCTCTTTCCCTCCATGGCATCaagaatactaaaaaaaaatcacaagagcTATACAGTGGCTGTTTTTCCATAAGCTAATGCTTCAACACTCTTCTATAACACTTGCAGGAGTCTTCCCTCTCTGCTACAGGAGAACACAATGCCAATAGAATAATCTGTACAAAAATCCACCTGTCCATGAATGTCTCCACAGACGGTAACTGGTGTAGAAACAGGCTGCACGTTAGATTCTTCCAGGAGCAGGTCACACACATAGTCACACAAGCGCTATGGGGAGAAAATGTATTTGAGTCAACATGAAATCTGATTGAATTCTGAATAACTATCAACTTGCCGCATTCTATCATAGAATATGCACATTTTGGGTAAACAGCAGCTATACCAGAACAATCTGGAGCCATGCtctcacccacacccaccccatcACTCACTACCCTGAATTATAAACCAATTTACTGGATCAGAACAAGGGTTTAATCCTGTATAACATCTTGAAAGACATTTTCAAGATCTTGTCAAAGGTCTAGAATATATGGCAAGAGGAACTGTTAGAAATGTGTCAAACTAGAACTAGTTTGGATGGCACAGTCATTCTCCGTGCTACTGCTTTTGCTGGGTAAATTACAGAGATCAACATTTAACTTGCaaagatttttctttcttgctcaCTAGAACAAAATCCATAGTTGTTATTAGCCTTGCAATTATTTACATACCAGAAAAATATTCACATTTTAGCAAAGAAGCTAATAGTGTTTTTTATTTCCTGGTAAGAGATTCAATACTTTTGTTCTGTATAAGAATATATAAGACATATTTGATAAACTCTTGAAGTCTGCATTTTAATTGGATAGTTTCCTTTTTTGCTGCTCCTCATAAAGGGTATGATCTGATACTAGCCCTGTCTTGTATTCTTGGACATTGGTAGGCTATCCTCATAAAACCTTAGCATCAGGGATTGAGAACTCTTGCTCCTTAACtccactcatccccccccccccaaaaaaaaacaccaaggaAGAATTCAGGAAAATACAAAAACTTGCACAGCCATAATGTGTTACTCTGTTAATATCATGTTAATATCATTACAAGCTATCACATGGCTTTTTCCTTCCTGGGCTTTGTTAGGGTCTGACAAAAACAGCAGTACCCAAATTATTCCACCTGTCTgtggaacaacaacaaaatagatAACAGAGTTGACAGAACAAGAGTTTAACCAAGTAACAAATGGCTTCACAGAGAAGGTACAATGTTGCCAAgcttaaccattttttaaaagcacaattaGGTTATTTTTCCTCCATCACATACTTTGCCAAAATACAGTACAAACTGAAGTACATTTTAAAGACATAAATCtgtcttaaaataaaaattagccCACTTATTGCTAAAACAAAGTGATTTAACATGCAGTGCCCTATCACATGCTGCAGAGAACAGTATATTAAAAACCACG
Coding sequences:
- the PPP6C gene encoding serine/threonine-protein phosphatase 6 catalytic subunit produces the protein MAPLDLDKYVEIARLCKYLPENDLKRLCDYVCDLLLEESNVQPVSTPVTVCGDIHGQFYDLCELFRTGGQVPDTNYIFMGDFVDRGYYSLETFTFLLALKAKWPDRITLLRGNHESRQITQVYGFYDECQTKYGNANAWRYCTKVFDMLTVAALIDEQILCVHGGLSPDIKTLDQIRTIERNQEIPHKGAFCDLVWSDPEDVDTWAISPRGAGWLFGAKVTNEFVHINNLKLICRAHQLVHEGYKFMFDEKLVTVWSAPNYCYRCGNIASIMVFKDVNTREPKLFRAVPDSERVIPPRTTTPYFL